The window TTCTTCATTACGACAACGTTTTGGCAAGTGAACTCTGAAGTATTTCAATATACTTTCAAAGTCTAACTGAAGCAACTCTTTCTTACACAGCTGAAACGAGTAAAAACAATTATACCTTTTGATATTATTGCACTGAACATTAATAcagtatttataattattctttctAACATTGTCTCATTCACTGTTACaaagaaattttgtgaaaagttCATCAACAATTTccaaattgttgaaatattcttCATTCTTCTAGTTCAACTTGTAATGTATAACTTAATTTGAagggataaaaatttattgtcgAGGCAAAATAAGGGACAGAATTTCTTTCTTGATGTTATTATCTTACCGTTAGTAACGCTATGGCCACTTGGAATAATGTGTCCAGACCTTGGAGTAAAAATACATCCAAAATGTGAAAGACTAGATACAACGGAAATCTAGCTGTGAACAGTGTTAAAAACCACTGTGCAGCAAACATATGAGTTTCTACTCCACGATCATAGAAATGTTTGTACAATTCCGGTAGTTGGTCCTGCAATCAAAAgtattatcgaaaaaaaaaagtttaccaAGTTTTATATTCACAATATTGTTTCACCATACAACGTCTTGACAATAATCATCAATTTTTAAGATTTCACAATGATTTTCCATCAtggaatttcaattaaaattaaatctgTTGTATCAACTAATCTAAATGATGCGATAAAAATGTTACCTCGATGAGACGATTCAACTGGTAAAACCGCATGTGAAGATTGTCGAATCTATCTTTGTACAAATTGCGAAGGCCATAATCGTACATTAGTTTAACTAACACACAGAAAGCCTGCTCCTCTGGCAtctacaaaaattgaaagaaaatatttatgagTCTTGGAAACTCTTATAccaaattaaatataattgagtTGAGTAATTTGCCGAGCGTAACTCACATGTAACAGTAAACTAGCAACGAGAAAACTGAGTCCTTGGCAATAACCAACTTCTTCATCATAAACAGCATAAGCCTTACTTATTCTGTAAAGTGAGTCTTGGCCTAGACCACCTGTTTCTTTGAAGAAATCGTGGGCTGGGAAAGTCCTATTTATATCTCTCAAGATAACACTCTCGCAGCTGCTTTCCTATTTAGGAAAGTAAATATTAGAATATATTCTGCATTTCTCCTTGATCAAATAATTGTGCATATGGCAATTCATTTTACATACTTTAGTGATCAGCATTCGGTATTTGTCCATCATCTCCTGTGAGTTATCGCAATTGCTCAACCTTTGCCAAACTTGCGCTCTGAGTGCTTCAGGAATTCCTAACTTTGTTAGTTTTATAAGAAGCTTAGGCCGTTGTTCATTTACTTGCCACGTGTCTAAAACTTCTGCCCAATTTGCTAACTCATCGGCAGAACAGTCTTTCGAAACCTCACCCGTACCACTCAACATCGGTTCATCTCCATCTgtgaatgataataatattgcaCAGTGATATAAAAACATTAAAAGTCAAActagaattaaaaatttggtGGGGATATACTGATGAAAAAGCACAGTTACACATTCTTACAAAAGGTTTCTTTATATAAACATATTGCAggattcatttttcttaaccCTAAAGAGAAAATGATACCTGAATCAAATTCTTCCTTAGGTGTTAATGTATCTATGCTCGTAATAGAAGGTGATCTGATCAAGGATGCTAGGTTCAAAGCGAGGTTCAATCGATTTCGGTCCAACTCTCCAGACGTTTCTATACTTTGAACTTCGTAATGCACTTCTGATCCATCTCCAGGTATAATCTAGAGTAAGCATAATTAGATATTGATTCACATAAAACATAGTTTAAGCATAAATAAGTACAAGAGTACAAAAAGAAATGATGCTTTTAGGTGCAGTGTATATTCATTTAATATCAGTTATAGTTCACCTCTTTTGAGTTAAGGTAAAACTGTTGAACCAAATGGCGTTTGTTAAAGTACCAAAATCTTTCAttctgaggaaaaatttttacgggtGTTTCGATTAAGAACCGTACTGGTTCTCTTATCCCACGAATTACAAGATCTACCGCAACtgtcatgaaaatttcaccctcCTTAGGTATTTCAACATTCAAACTTTCTAAAGCCGGATCAGCCGGATCCCAAAGACCACAGATATTGTAGCATTGTTTATCCTGACCCATTGGACTTGGGTTGACCTGCTgtgattgaatttgaaaaacgttaGACGATTACAAATACTGTTGGTCATTAACTGTGAAAATAATGCATGTACAGAAGCTTACAATTTGCACATTACGACACATAAATCCGTTCATagttctattttattttaccatcTCCAGAAGACGCATGTCGCTGTGCTTTACATTTCGCCCAGGACTGACTAGTACTCCAAAACACCTTTCAATTTCCAGAGTTACACCTCCTTCTTTGCTCGATACTTGCTGAATGCTCAAAAAAACTTGCTTGGCAACATTGCATCTGAATTTAAAGCAATTCCTGTCCTTTGGAACTGTACTAAATCCGCCTTttccatcttcttcttttacctCCATTGTAACTTCGAAGATAAAAACTCGGGAATTGCTTTTTTCATTGCCAGGATTAAATCCATTAAAATCACTGCTTGTCAACGAACTTGTCATAGAACGGGGAATTCTTTGAAAGGCTTTGGCAAAACACGCAGATACTTGACCTACCTGCACAATAAATTCATTCCCAGTGACTAAGTAATATAAATGCAgcaaattatgaataataaataaaaattgaccatACACATTTGTAGATATCTGTTCACATCTTTGTTAGGACAATTATACCATTTACACAAAGTATCATAATAATCAAACCTACTGCTTCTGGTATGTCACAGCGAAATACATGGCACTGGAAAATAGCTGATTCTAAGGTATCCCCATGTGACCATGTAAAAGCAAAACATGCTGCGCATATTCCAGTAGCTTCGCCACGTGCATAAAATAGTATACGCTGGACTTCGTAGTGTGCCATCGCTTGCTGATTTGTAGCATCGTATAAgctattacaaaaaaatttcccatatTTAAACAAGCTATGGAGCCAGTTGCAAACTTCACAGTTGTTTTCGATTTAATGGAAAATGGGGAGTGTGAGTGCATCGAAATTTCTGCACCTTTAATAAAAGCATATGCTAATCACATTTACGTACCCACGAAACGTCACACGTAAGAGTATAAAAGTGAGTATGAGTTGAATGATTTAATGACATGTATCACtttgcaattattataattgctAATATAATTCCACTACAAACTTTGATTTGCAGAGTTTTAAGTGGTTCAAGAATCTTTCAgcaatattattgtaaaaatcaaataagTAAAATGAATTAGGAAAACCTTACGAACTGATTAAGATTAATGATTTTAATGGAAAACAGTGTGCTCTAAAATACATTTGGACGGAACTAACTTTCAACTATGAGTTCTTTATAgcagtacaaaaaaaataaaataacagaaTAATTTAGGGGGGACAAGAGTCGGACTGTGAAGCCTGAAGTTACCGCTCCAAGGTATTTAGATTGATAACTTACACAACACTGCCTTGTGAGCAACTAGGTATAGATACAGATACTTTTATTCCCAAATTTGGTGCCTGTTCAGCGTACAATATTGCCATATTGCGCTGGATTTCAGCTTCAGATTTAGGTGCATTTATCGCGGCAGCACCCAGGTATGTAACGCCATTAAAAATAGTGCACTCCTGTTGGACGTGtgatgctgaaaatatttctataagAGAATGATTATCACCACTTGCCGATCCACTAACATAAATCACTTTCTTGAATCCAACGACCAAAAAATACTAATAAAGTGACAAggataattgatttgaatttacCTTCTTCTACATAATCATCTGGTTTCATTGGATCCTGTTTTTCTGAAGTTACCATATTTGGAGTTGCTTCGTAGAATTTACTGTGACCAACATATCGTATTTTATCATCATTCTGTTGTTCAGCTGTTATAGCCCTcacttcaatttcattttccattttagaGTCTTCGGTGAGCAGCTGTAATCAcattgaaaatacttttctgAAAGAACTTAAATACCCCAGATTTGAATCTCAgtgttagaaaaaattttccacttcACTTAAGTATTCTGATAGTAAGAACAGCAATTTACAGTATGAGTAGGTGTGGCCCGTCGATATGtcgattttacaaatttcaaaaggGCAACCATTTCGCAGTTGATGAAAAACGTACACTTTGCCTTTGTTAATGTCAGGCACTTAAGTCAGGTTAATTTTGAGACACATTTTGCAGAGATATATTACAATTCAGTGAATGATATTCAATACTTAGAAGTACATGGTATGCAATGAGAATGAAATACGTTATAAGTGTGGttttaaaatgagaaaataaacatGTCAATAAAAAGGTGTAATGTCAGACAGAAATACAGAATAACAATGAATGATGAAGTTTACGAAACTAACTACAGTCGCACATGTGGTTAAGCTAGAGAGACGGCTTGTTGTTTCCTTGAGTCATCTCTACGTGAAAAGACTGAGGGTATCTCACACAGATAATTTTCTTACTAATTACAATACTGACAACGATATAACGTATACCCATGAAACATTTGTTATCAATAATTCATAATATGCACATATCTTGCACAGTATCATTTCTCAGGTTTTTTCAGTGCTGcgtaatatttgtaaaaaaaaatttcgcaattttatgATTGATATGACAAAATAAAGCAACTGCTCAATTATTATATGTCTCCATAGATTACCAgaatggaaatgaaattacaaataatttaaaattcactGCAAATTGCAGAACTATCAactttatttcttatttatttcgcAAGGTAACGTCACATACGATTTATCTTATTGCTTCTTTCGTGTTTTATAGCtgctttaaaaaaataattgtaatgtGATGTGGAATGGCCCATTTCATATGCTTAACCCAAATGGCTACATGCCAATGATCAATAATACAATTACAACTTAAAAACAATATCTGTACTACAATATTTTAAGGAGAAAGTGGAAATGACGGtgtcaaatattttcctcCTAGAACCATTTAATCAAGTTTTTCTGCTGGCAAAAATTGATCGGCATCACGAATATAAAATGTCacaatttcagaaattcataAAAACATTTAAGTAAGGTTTAGCTTAGTCACTCCTACATATTAGGTTATTTTTCTACTGCAGGTATTTAGTCTGGGCCTTAGGTCCAACTAACGGGTAATTCGGAGTTGTCGCATAGATCTAATTTTGGAATCGCTTATTAATTTCAGATTTGCCAAACCAAAATGTACTAAATCATGATTTGAAgattgaatcaatttttaacgattggcgataaaaatattttcaaaatacttttataTACTAAAACAATacaaagaaattcaaaaagcTCGTAGGGGAAAATGAATGTAAGGATAATACAAGATCATTGCCAGTGGCTCACGGATCAACATATATAAAGCTGACACAACCACTTTGGCAGAACTAATCGAAATCTATACAGGTCTTCAGTGCTCTTTTGTTACTAATTATCTGCTGTAATCCCAATTTTGTTGCTCCACATCGTTACGTTACACATCACTCACGTGTCTAATGTCACGAATGTTATTTTTgccatgtataaatattaaatattgcCAACTAGAAATTGACTCTGTGGTatgagaaagtaaaaatttccacAGAATCATATTAAGAATTATATTTGattaaaacatcaaattaaGCCCAATAGCATAACGATAAAATCTCTTATTTTGgagtataataaattatattgaGTTTGAAGTTTTAATCGATCAAGGTTGATCGAAAGAAATTCCTACagtgaaacaatttattagtattagtagcaagttgaattttaaatcaacGATGATCGATCGTAACTTTAGACAAATAAATAAGGAATTCTCAAAAACAAACGGTATCTCTTGGTAGTTTTTTGGTTTCTTCATGGCAAAAAGAACCTTTCAATTGCAATGCTCTGTCATCAGTACACATATTCTAATACGATTCAAAGCTGCAGCAATAGTACTAGCGATACAGTAATCTAACTTCTATTTCAAGAAGACactttttgaaacaatttgttCCACTTGCCTCTCTGAGATTATTTTGCAGATCCTCCAAGTTTCCGTTATTAGCAATATTGAGAGTTGGTGGCTCTAAAATTTGCTGCTGTTTATTTACACCCTTCTCGTTAACAAATTCGTACTCATCACTTGTTGTTACTGATTCCATAGACTTGATGCTCGTACTATCCTCCATAACTATACCTAAGTAAggtgttaaaaataattagagAATTTTTCGCCCTGTTAGTAACGCCTTGAATCACGAGCAATTGAGGCAGAGACGTCAAAACATAAAACAATTTCACCATGTAGGATGAAGATCGAATGTTCTTTGAGGGGATTTTTATGCATGTCAATGTGTTGCTGGTAGAAATAAAGACAAATGGGATTGACGCGTAGCCTACAGGTGATGAAGAATTTTACCTTATCCATGTTGACAATTGGAAAATTCATGTAACATGGCACATGACATAAAACGTAAGGAAGGCATTATCCACAATCAGATAAACGATTCAGTCAGTCATAATTGATATTGTGAAACGAAGTAacaggtttaaaaaaaatatttgttgacAATTCGATAGATCGGCGGTAACGTCGTGGATAAGATTACAAGTGTAACCACAATGTCAATAACAAAACATTGACAGTTCGGGAGAAGATTCGAAACGACCGACGAGAACTTACCTAATTTATTTGCAAGTGCTGCAGGTAGGTCAGATCATTTGATACTCATGATGAACCACGGTTTTAATTCCGTGTTAATAACAGTCACCGAGTTTCAATTGTGTGAATCTCTGAGTGCGTATAGAAATATCAAAAGTTTGTATCCAAAAGCCCGACAAATAACTCGAAGATCAATTCATCGCTAGATGGAAACACACGCTTGCTTGTGCGTACACTGTTGCTGCTTTCGTTTTATGCATACTTGTATCACCTATGATGGGTTTGTTATTTCTCTGTACGTATTTTTGACTGTCAACTTATTACATGTTTCTTAtagcaaacgaaaaaaaaacaaaaataaaaacaaaaacaatcaGAAATGACAGAAATGGCCGTGTCTCGCCATTCCGTCTATCTATGGTCTATGCCGTTTATGCGTGCCTCGGGCTGCGCCGGAAGTCTGAGGAGATCAACATGACTGCTTTAGTTTACTGCGAATTTAAAATCACTTTTCCCAAATCTGCAAGACGATTGAACACGCAAGCAAAAAGTTCCATATTCATTAGAAACAACCATTTTTTACTGTCAAATATTCCTGAGTGTTGACCGATGGTCTCTTTCAACAAACCGTATCTAATTAATTCGGACATCGTTTCACTTTCGGCAGTTCCGATGTACGAATGCCTGCAAAATTGCCAAGTCCGAGAAATTGTggtaaattattcgaaaatataTGCAAGAATCGCACGCGCGTTTCGATGacaatttatgatttttcatatAATTCGAAATTCTGTAACAAACCAACGGAAAAGAACGAAATAGTTTTATATGTTCGGGCAATAGCAGCGTATCACTTGCGGTCGCCTGGTTTTatggctaaaaaaaaagtcttttCATCGAGAATGATTATCGTCATACATTATCATTCCTCAATCGTCATACCCTGAAGTGAGGATCAGTAATGATCAGAAAACATTTGACGGTCGACGGAATCCATGTTGAAAGCGGCCTAGAGATATCGACGACGAGCGAGATTCGCGTGAAGTTCGTCGAAAATCCGCTCGAGGCTCTGCGGTAGGCGAGTGGCCATCGCTGACGGCGCCTCAGTTCACAGACGGCCTCCGTTCTGTCCGATCTAGTTAGCTAGGTTTGGCGGTGGCAGTGAAATATATACGGTAGAAAGATTCGCCGTTGTTAATTACCgtcgatttttcaccgtcgaACGTTGTCAGTAATACCGTGATAATGCGGCGTGTTATCGCGTGTGAGATCGGCTGACCTCAGGTGAATAAAGTGCACAACGGGATTTACGGCCGAGATAATAAAACGGTAGGAAGATTTGAGGGACTACTCCTGGATTTCCGACTCGAAGTCAGGCATCGCGAGGATTTGTCAATATTTCATGTTATAAAGTAAATTCGCACCTACCCAGCAAGACGCGGTCTTTCATTCTCGCTGTGTTTGATCCACCGtgtaataaacaaatttgCCTCGATTCCTTCGCCTCTAAGGGCACGCGTATTATCTCTGATTTCGAACATCATCGCTATATCTCCACAGAGGTTATAAATTATCGAGGAACACGAAGGACTTTTACGTAAGTATCCATACATAGTatccatacatacatatgtagcACAATGCGATGGTCCACCATCCGTCAAGGGACAGCTGTTCCTCCGCATTGTTTTGATTAACAGCGTGCAGTTCAATTTCATACGTAACGTGCAACATGCCATGTATAGATAACGCAGCGCGGCGGTAGGTTCTAATAGATCGTTTATTTGAATACAAAACCCCCGAGCTGCGCTCGTCAATGATAAGTATGTAACGGAATCGTCTGGAAATGCATCCATAattcctctccctctctctgcTTACTTACACTGTGCAATATCATGAGGTCCTTGTGCCAACGTCATTTTCGCATCCCCGATACAGCCAATCATTGACGAGCGTTTATCTCCTCCACGGCAGAACTCGTCCGTGAAATTGTATAATTCTTATTTAAACGTTTTGTGCTTTCGTCGGCAGGCGATTTCCCGCTTCGACTTGCACGTTCTTTCATGTATCCAGTATTTCCGTGTTCCCCGCATCCCCAGCTACACGATTTACATAACACGACAGCGTTTATTATTCGCCTGCACTGCACGCACTATCATTTTTCAGCCAGACTTTTTATCATCCCAGTTACGCGTTCTTATTTATTCGCGTAATAATACGTAAGTGTAATATCGCAAATTACGCGTACCTCGAATTAGCCCCGTATATGCACGAGATGCGACGACGGTGAAAATTATGACGAGTACTTGCTGCTTTTGTGATGAAAACAAATCTTGTGTAGGTACATCTTCACGGTCAACTTACGATTCGTCGCCACGCGATACACGCGATAGCTTATAAGTAGCGTTGACTGGATGGTCTTAAACTGATATGTGAGAAATAAAAGTTAAACAACCAACGATGAGAAATAGAAAACACGAAACATACTGCAGACCGAACGCGTTTATCCTAAATACATAGTTAGTCAATAATTCCTGACCTGATTTTTCTCCAAACTCCGGCGCAAACATTCCGAAACCTTACAAGTTACATCGGATAGATGTGTACGCGAtcttttcttcgtcttttgATTTCATTTGATGCGAAAGAGAGACGACCCATCCGTGTATATTTGTTTAATAATAACGGTAAATCATTTGCACCTCTCTGTGATCGAGAGTTGATTGTCAATCATTTGGTAATgtgttatgtatatatatattgaccggtttaaaaatatcatcgttcagaaattttcaacgctttctagatttcttcttcatttcttttaaatttgattGATTGACAACGCGTTGAACTCTCATAAATACGAAACTTTTAATGCCGAAAGAGCATAACCGATGCAATTCAATCTTAATTTTTAACCGACGAAGATTCAAACGGGGATCACGATGATGACACACTGCTTGATTTATAACAGATATCAATTATACTCTCCATGGTTTGTCCAATTCCACGGGGTGAATTGTATAGACATTGTTTACCTTTAACTTTTAGCAAATTCAGAGACGGACGTTCTTATCTTATCTGATTTACCGGCTTTGAAAAGTCTCAATACCAGATAATCAGACGTTAAGCCGTCTGTCGGGTTTATTCTGTTATTAGACATGTGGATTCGTTCGTAGAAATCAAAGGTTAATTAAATGttgcattcttttttttttgtccttttttgtttgcaaGCACGAAGCCGAGCTCGCGATTGACGATTCGTCTATTATCGCGaatgtaaatttaataaatttccaGACTACCAAATCCTTATTCATCGTAACTACAAAATTAGTTGTTTTTTGGGAAAATATCGACCGAAGGCTCGAACGTCGAGAAGTTTCACAACATATATTTCACATCGTTACTACTTTCGAACGATCACCTCGCGGAATTTCTCAATCTAACAACACGTGTATTTTGGAGTAAAACTGCGGCAAAACATGTTGCGAAATAGTATTACGATACGGCAAAATGTTTAATGAATCGCCGTTTATGCCCACGATATTCACGTGCAATGTGTATGCTGCTACTTTCGTATGCGGTAGAAATTactctaataataataatatttcagcAGTATAACAACAGTATAACCAGCTTTGCCGTATAGACACTCGCTAAATAGCCTCATCTGCTCAATCTTTATTTCCTCTCTAAATTCGTCGACACCAATTATGCCTCTC is drawn from Neodiprion fabricii isolate iyNeoFabr1 chromosome 3, iyNeoFabr1.1, whole genome shotgun sequence and contains these coding sequences:
- the LOC124178824 gene encoding rab GTPase-activating protein 1-like isoform X1, whose protein sequence is MLHVTYEIELHAVNQNNAEEQLSLDGWWTIALCYICIVMEDSTSIKSMESVTTSDEYEFVNEKGVNKQQQILEPPTLNIANNGNLEDLQNNLRELLTEDSKMENEIEVRAITAEQQNDDKIRYVGHSKFYEATPNMVTSEKQDPMKPDDYVEEEIFSASHVQQECTIFNGVTYLGAAAINAPKSEAEIQRNMAILYAEQAPNLGIKVSVSIPSCSQGSVVLYDATNQQAMAHYEVQRILFYARGEATGICAACFAFTWSHGDTLESAIFQCHVFRCDIPEAVGQVSACFAKAFQRIPRSMTSSLTSSDFNGFNPGNEKSNSRVFIFEVTMEVKEEDGKGGFSTVPKDRNCFKFRCNVAKQVFLSIQQVSSKEGGVTLEIERCFGVLVSPGRNVKHSDMRLLEMQVNPSPMGQDKQCYNICGLWDPADPALESLNVEIPKEGEIFMTVAVDLVIRGIREPVRFLIETPVKIFPQNERFWYFNKRHLVQQFYLNSKEIIPGDGSEVHYEVQSIETSGELDRNRLNLALNLASLIRSPSITSIDTLTPKEEFDSDGDEPMLSGTGEVSKDCSADELANWAEVLDTWQVNEQRPKLLIKLTKLGIPEALRAQVWQRLSNCDNSQEMMDKYRMLITKESSCESVILRDINRTFPAHDFFKETGGLGQDSLYRISKAYAVYDEEVGYCQGLSFLVASLLLHMPEEQAFCVLVKLMYDYGLRNLYKDRFDNLHMRFYQLNRLIEDQLPELYKHFYDRGVETHMFAAQWFLTLFTARFPLYLVFHILDVFLLQGLDTLFQVAIALLTLCKKELLQLDFESILKYFRVHLPKRCRNEEVSRYVMKLACSVALKKLKKYEAEFMTLKEAQENADEYSNEVEQLRGAVARGEEEKLRLEAELAQVKEMLQREVAKACTENRRSSVIITEYKQICQRLEDDHNVAKSALNDLRSKVSNCEQCRSSIVQSPKALPDSTQNMENRIDSVLHRAQERVRELELELAQTKLAHVEAECRNQDLTHQLHATASELQAARNSWPWLSKTLSSIKEAANKRDVVGPGILRRDSAPGGDVRHTIHSQSRDNLKEVV
- the LOC124178824 gene encoding rab GTPase-activating protein 1-like isoform X3; its protein translation is MEDSTSIKSMESVTTSDEYEFVNEKGVNKQQQILEPPTLNIANNGNLEDLQNNLRELLTEDSKMENEIEVRAITAEQQNDDKIRYVGHSKFYEATPNMVTSEKQDPMKPDDYVEEEIFSASHVQQECTIFNGVTYLGAAAINAPKSEAEIQRNMAILYAEQAPNLGIKVSVSIPSCSQGSVVLYDATNQQAMAHYEVQRILFYARGEATGICAACFAFTWSHGDTLESAIFQCHVFRCDIPEAVGQVSACFAKAFQRIPRSMTSSLTSSDFNGFNPGNEKSNSRVFIFEVTMEVKEEDGKGGFSTVPKDRNCFKFRCNVAKQVFLSIQQVSSKEGGVTLEIERCFGVLVSPGRNVKHSDMRLLEMQVNPSPMGQDKQCYNICGLWDPADPALESLNVEIPKEGEIFMTVAVDLVIRGIREPVRFLIETPVKIFPQNERFWYFNKRHLVQQFYLNSKEIIPGDGSEVHYEVQSIETSGELDRNRLNLALNLASLIRSPSITSIDTLTPKEEFDSDGDEPMLSGTGEVSKDCSADELANWAEVLDTWQVNEQRPKLLIKLTKLGIPEALRAQVWQRLSNCDNSQEMMDKYRMLITKESSCESVILRDINRTFPAHDFFKETGGLGQDSLYRISKAYAVYDEEVGYCQGLSFLVASLLLHMPEEQAFCVLVKLMYDYGLRNLYKDRFDNLHMRFYQLNRLIEDQLPELYKHFYDRGVETHMFAAQWFLTLFTARFPLYLVFHILDVFLLQGLDTLFQVAIALLTLCKKELLQLDFESILKYFRVHLPKRCRNEEVSRYVMKLACSVALKKLKKYEAEFMTLKEAQENADEYSNEVEQLRGAVARGEEEKLRLEAELAQVKEMLQREVAKACTENRRSSVIITEYKQICQRLEDDHNVAKSALNDLRSKVSNCEQCRSSIVQSPKALPDSTQNMENRIDSVLHRAQERVRELELELAQTKLAHVEAECRNQDLTHQLHATASELQAARNSWPWLSKTLSSIKEAANKRDVVGPGILRRDSAPGGDVRHTIHSQSRDNLKEVV
- the LOC124178824 gene encoding rab GTPase-activating protein 1-like isoform X4; translation: MSRCNDGYYTQSAAEIAHHLLTEDSKMENEIEVRAITAEQQNDDKIRYVGHSKFYEATPNMVTSEKQDPMKPDDYVEEEIFSASHVQQECTIFNGVTYLGAAAINAPKSEAEIQRNMAILYAEQAPNLGIKVSVSIPSCSQGSVVLYDATNQQAMAHYEVQRILFYARGEATGICAACFAFTWSHGDTLESAIFQCHVFRCDIPEAVGQVSACFAKAFQRIPRSMTSSLTSSDFNGFNPGNEKSNSRVFIFEVTMEVKEEDGKGGFSTVPKDRNCFKFRCNVAKQVFLSIQQVSSKEGGVTLEIERCFGVLVSPGRNVKHSDMRLLEMQVNPSPMGQDKQCYNICGLWDPADPALESLNVEIPKEGEIFMTVAVDLVIRGIREPVRFLIETPVKIFPQNERFWYFNKRHLVQQFYLNSKEIIPGDGSEVHYEVQSIETSGELDRNRLNLALNLASLIRSPSITSIDTLTPKEEFDSDGDEPMLSGTGEVSKDCSADELANWAEVLDTWQVNEQRPKLLIKLTKLGIPEALRAQVWQRLSNCDNSQEMMDKYRMLITKESSCESVILRDINRTFPAHDFFKETGGLGQDSLYRISKAYAVYDEEVGYCQGLSFLVASLLLHMPEEQAFCVLVKLMYDYGLRNLYKDRFDNLHMRFYQLNRLIEDQLPELYKHFYDRGVETHMFAAQWFLTLFTARFPLYLVFHILDVFLLQGLDTLFQVAIALLTLCKKELLQLDFESILKYFRVHLPKRCRNEEVSRYVMKLACSVALKKLKKYEAEFMTLKEAQENADEYSNEVEQLRGAVARGEEEKLRLEAELAQVKEMLQREVAKACTENRRSSVIITEYKQICQRLEDDHNVAKSALNDLRSKVSNCEQCRSSIVQSPKALPDSTQNMENRIDSVLHRAQERVRELELELAQTKLAHVEAECRNQDLTHQLHATASELQAARNSWPWLSKTLSSIKEAANKRDVVGPGILRRDSAPGGDVRHTIHSQSRDNLKEVV
- the LOC124178824 gene encoding rab GTPase-activating protein 1-like isoform X2 — encoded protein: MLHVTYEIELHAVNQNNAEEQLSLDGWWTIALCYICIVMEDSTSIKSMESVTTSDEYEFVNEKGVNKQQQILEPPTLNIANNGNLEDLQNNLRELLTEDSKMENEIEVRAITAEQQNDDKIRYVGHSKFYEATPNMVTSEKQDPMKPDDYVEEASHVQQECTIFNGVTYLGAAAINAPKSEAEIQRNMAILYAEQAPNLGIKVSVSIPSCSQGSVVLYDATNQQAMAHYEVQRILFYARGEATGICAACFAFTWSHGDTLESAIFQCHVFRCDIPEAVGQVSACFAKAFQRIPRSMTSSLTSSDFNGFNPGNEKSNSRVFIFEVTMEVKEEDGKGGFSTVPKDRNCFKFRCNVAKQVFLSIQQVSSKEGGVTLEIERCFGVLVSPGRNVKHSDMRLLEMQVNPSPMGQDKQCYNICGLWDPADPALESLNVEIPKEGEIFMTVAVDLVIRGIREPVRFLIETPVKIFPQNERFWYFNKRHLVQQFYLNSKEIIPGDGSEVHYEVQSIETSGELDRNRLNLALNLASLIRSPSITSIDTLTPKEEFDSDGDEPMLSGTGEVSKDCSADELANWAEVLDTWQVNEQRPKLLIKLTKLGIPEALRAQVWQRLSNCDNSQEMMDKYRMLITKESSCESVILRDINRTFPAHDFFKETGGLGQDSLYRISKAYAVYDEEVGYCQGLSFLVASLLLHMPEEQAFCVLVKLMYDYGLRNLYKDRFDNLHMRFYQLNRLIEDQLPELYKHFYDRGVETHMFAAQWFLTLFTARFPLYLVFHILDVFLLQGLDTLFQVAIALLTLCKKELLQLDFESILKYFRVHLPKRCRNEEVSRYVMKLACSVALKKLKKYEAEFMTLKEAQENADEYSNEVEQLRGAVARGEEEKLRLEAELAQVKEMLQREVAKACTENRRSSVIITEYKQICQRLEDDHNVAKSALNDLRSKVSNCEQCRSSIVQSPKALPDSTQNMENRIDSVLHRAQERVRELELELAQTKLAHVEAECRNQDLTHQLHATASELQAARNSWPWLSKTLSSIKEAANKRDVVGPGILRRDSAPGGDVRHTIHSQSRDNLKEVV